A stretch of Mycobacterium sp. ITM-2016-00316 DNA encodes these proteins:
- a CDS encoding DUF4916 domain-containing protein: MDFVPVQRGPAGDIDRVGLIKRATPFPDQPLLWCHLGGRIRRSETVAEALARRASTLRRGQLDLPDNTYAPHALMEFFPDPRNGEFGVDPRKHAVSVCYAVSMAKWKSPLVAG; this comes from the coding sequence GTGGACTTCGTACCGGTGCAACGAGGTCCCGCGGGAGACATCGATCGTGTCGGTTTGATAAAGCGCGCCACTCCGTTCCCGGATCAACCGCTGCTGTGGTGCCATCTCGGCGGCAGAATACGGCGCAGCGAAACCGTTGCAGAGGCCTTGGCACGGCGCGCAAGCACGCTGCGTCGTGGTCAGCTCGACTTGCCGGACAACACCTACGCACCGCACGCACTCATGGAGTTCTTTCCCGACCCGAGAAATGGTGAATTCGGCGTCGATCCGCGAAAGCACGCAGTCAGCGTGTGCTACGCGGTGTCAATGGCCAAGTGGAAGTCCCCGCTGGTGGCCGGATAA
- a CDS encoding response regulator transcription factor translates to MRRGLTGIRRLDRPALADRERQVLLAWLLGTTKESAARELFVSPYTVKTHIDRIRRKYDSLGRPAKSKVALLLRVIEDGLIEIDQIRDHI, encoded by the coding sequence ATGCGCCGAGGTCTGACCGGCATACGGCGGCTCGACCGGCCTGCACTTGCCGACCGTGAGCGACAGGTGCTGTTGGCCTGGCTGCTGGGCACAACGAAAGAGTCCGCAGCCCGAGAGCTCTTCGTATCGCCGTACACGGTGAAGACTCATATTGACCGGATCCGACGCAAATACGACTCTTTGGGCAGACCGGCGAAGTCCAAGGTGGCGTTGCTCCTACGCGTGATCGAGGACGGGTTGATCGAGAT
- a CDS encoding protein kinase domain-containing protein, with translation MAEPDDRATRRDSAGGTARDGRHGTARDGGRGTTRDGASSRREFGILLPDYLAADYNVIDDLPAGSEAAVAVVQHRDTGHVKVVKIYRQGITLPQAFIDKLETADARHVLPVQRSVYTGWASPRFIEVMDFVSEGSLAKLLSESGGGIPDRARRVLEEMTDALDYVHDRLEMVHRDIKPANILIRRQEPLDLVLADLGIASELDEVARSRRETTGSVKGTPEYQAPETLHTNDAGRARDWWALGMTMCEVLTGQHPFKDSAGNPLRDHGRIGNAIALGDIDLSIVTDDRWNLLCRGLLTHHPDDRWGASQVRSWLAGETPSVVSRRRGATPRAAGSFRFAGRSFTDPESLADHMVTSWRHATDLFTSPPECEALRTWIREDVRDNDIATNLLTPVGGSSTLADARIIAFTSHFRPGKAVFLRDTELSAADLASRFARAGDAWKGDSFLKLLQPKVVDAVVECHFNPEVDQRGQSAEYRALAQYSRYVTDIDREITSAAAAVSQACTAHVEGVDIGADVRQSMPSRIDRAQGLARALLLSPASVQEVWGDFGLLDRQRPRWFADLCAQVGDPTSTRNIDVPGSIARLALATVIADLATLYEHAWMNAKTAADQRRREAEAAAEVARYAELRAERHRVAIMAGIGAAASLVGLFVHIWLAPQFSRPDTRDWMNDAAHNLLHRPSADMQELALGLCAVALMGLALTALFSVVDINALRTVTICLCALGAICILPMVIIAVGMILMIVFGVAVVALIAVGLMSAAS, from the coding sequence ATGGCCGAACCTGATGACCGTGCGACGCGGCGTGACAGTGCCGGCGGTACCGCGCGGGACGGCCGGCACGGCACCGCGCGCGACGGTGGCCGTGGGACCACCCGTGACGGCGCAAGTTCCCGTCGTGAGTTCGGCATCCTGCTGCCGGACTACCTTGCCGCCGATTACAACGTGATCGACGATCTCCCTGCAGGAAGTGAAGCGGCCGTCGCTGTGGTGCAGCACCGGGACACCGGGCACGTCAAGGTCGTCAAGATCTATCGTCAGGGCATCACTTTGCCGCAGGCCTTTATCGACAAGCTGGAGACAGCGGACGCTCGGCACGTACTACCGGTTCAACGGTCGGTCTACACGGGCTGGGCGTCTCCGCGCTTCATCGAGGTGATGGATTTCGTCTCGGAGGGTTCGCTCGCGAAACTGCTGAGTGAGTCGGGGGGCGGCATCCCCGACCGCGCGCGGCGGGTTCTGGAGGAGATGACCGATGCCCTGGATTATGTCCACGATCGGTTGGAGATGGTTCACCGCGATATCAAGCCGGCCAATATCTTGATCCGCAGACAGGAGCCACTCGATCTCGTCCTCGCTGATCTGGGTATTGCATCCGAACTCGACGAAGTCGCGCGATCTCGGCGTGAGACGACCGGAAGTGTGAAGGGCACTCCAGAGTACCAGGCGCCGGAGACGTTGCATACCAACGATGCCGGGCGCGCCCGCGACTGGTGGGCGCTCGGTATGACGATGTGTGAGGTACTCACCGGTCAGCACCCGTTCAAGGACAGCGCAGGCAACCCACTCCGCGATCATGGCCGGATCGGCAACGCCATCGCCCTTGGTGACATCGATCTGTCGATCGTCACGGACGATCGCTGGAACCTGTTGTGTCGTGGGCTTCTCACCCACCACCCGGACGATCGGTGGGGCGCATCTCAGGTCAGATCCTGGCTTGCCGGCGAGACACCGTCCGTCGTCTCGCGTCGGCGCGGAGCCACTCCCCGGGCGGCGGGCAGTTTCAGGTTCGCAGGACGGTCGTTCACCGACCCAGAATCGTTGGCTGACCACATGGTCACGAGCTGGAGGCATGCGACGGATCTGTTCACGTCACCGCCGGAATGCGAGGCGTTGCGCACATGGATCCGTGAAGATGTTCGCGACAACGACATTGCGACGAACCTCCTGACACCGGTCGGCGGGAGTTCGACGCTGGCGGATGCCCGGATTATCGCCTTCACCTCTCATTTTCGACCGGGCAAGGCGGTCTTTCTCAGGGACACCGAGCTCTCTGCCGCCGACCTGGCGAGCCGATTTGCACGTGCCGGAGACGCTTGGAAGGGTGATTCGTTCCTGAAGTTGTTGCAGCCCAAAGTTGTTGATGCTGTGGTGGAGTGTCATTTCAATCCGGAAGTCGACCAGCGAGGACAGTCTGCGGAGTATCGGGCACTGGCTCAGTACTCCCGATACGTGACGGATATCGACCGTGAGATCACCTCGGCTGCGGCGGCGGTATCTCAAGCCTGCACTGCGCATGTGGAGGGGGTAGACATCGGAGCTGATGTCCGACAGTCGATGCCGAGCCGAATCGATAGAGCGCAAGGTCTGGCCCGGGCGCTGCTGTTGTCACCGGCATCTGTCCAGGAGGTGTGGGGAGACTTCGGGCTCCTCGACCGCCAGCGACCGCGGTGGTTCGCCGATCTCTGTGCACAGGTCGGCGATCCCACCTCGACGCGCAACATCGACGTGCCGGGCAGCATTGCCCGTTTGGCCCTTGCCACTGTCATCGCAGACCTCGCGACGCTGTACGAGCACGCTTGGATGAACGCCAAGACCGCCGCCGATCAGCGACGCCGGGAGGCGGAGGCGGCCGCTGAGGTCGCCCGATATGCGGAGCTTCGGGCCGAGCGGCACCGGGTGGCGATCATGGCAGGCATCGGCGCGGCTGCGTCGCTCGTCGGCCTATTCGTCCACATCTGGTTGGCGCCTCAGTTCAGCCGCCCCGACACCAGGGATTGGATGAACGACGCGGCCCACAACCTGCTGCACCGGCCGTCGGCGGATATGCAGGAGCTCGCGCTGGGGCTCTGTGCGGTCGCACTGATGGGTCTTGCCCTGACGGCGCTGTTCTCAGTTGTCGACATCAATGCGCTTCGCACGGTCACGATCTGCCTCTGTGCACTCGGGGCGATCTGCATCCTGCCCATGGTCATCATCGCGGTGGGCATGATCTTGATGATCGTCTTCGGTGTTGCAGTGGTGGCGCTGATCGCGGTCGGCCTGATGAGCGCGGCGAGTTGA
- the istA gene encoding IS21 family transposase, which yields MKSAKDRMDIISAYQQVGSYRGAADLCHTTPKTVKRIVKKFEAGDNIPPRAQRAHNYDAVTDLVTERIAKSQGRMSAKRMLPIARAAGYQGSARNFRRLVAEAKTLWRNEHHRGRRPAVWSPGEYLVIDWAQAAPGLFLFCAVLAFSRWRFVAFATDQKASTTLALIAETFNAIGGVPARVLADRMACLKGGVVANVVIPTAEYVRLAGHYGFAPDFCHASDPESKGIVENLCGYAQRDLAVPLLTEAAIAGRGLDLRAANTAARAWCAEVNATMHSEICTVPNERLIVERELLQPLPSLRLQIGAPSVLRKVDRLSCIRYGSARYSVPTRLIGTNVAVVVDHGAVCLVEPATGTVVAEHELAAPGSASILDAHYDGPRPAPNRGPRPRTTTEQQFCALGADAEAFLIGAAAIGNTRLGSELEVLLGLGAAHGTDALTAALRRAVAFRRFRAADVRSILAAGAGTPQPRPPGDALILDLPVAPMRSLDAYTVIPADGGVTS from the coding sequence TTGAAGTCTGCGAAGGACCGCATGGACATCATTTCCGCCTACCAACAAGTCGGGTCGTACCGAGGTGCTGCCGACCTCTGCCACACCACCCCCAAGACCGTCAAACGGATCGTGAAGAAGTTCGAAGCCGGCGATAACATACCGCCACGGGCCCAACGGGCCCACAACTACGATGCGGTGACCGACTTGGTCACCGAACGTATCGCGAAGTCCCAGGGCCGGATGTCGGCCAAGCGGATGCTGCCCATTGCCAGGGCTGCCGGTTATCAGGGATCCGCCCGCAACTTCCGCCGCCTGGTCGCCGAGGCGAAGACGTTGTGGCGCAACGAGCATCATCGAGGGCGACGCCCGGCGGTGTGGTCACCGGGCGAGTATCTGGTCATCGACTGGGCCCAGGCCGCGCCGGGATTGTTCCTGTTCTGCGCGGTGCTGGCGTTCTCACGGTGGCGGTTCGTCGCGTTCGCCACCGACCAGAAAGCCTCCACCACGCTGGCACTGATCGCAGAAACGTTCAACGCGATCGGCGGCGTGCCGGCCCGGGTGTTGGCCGACCGGATGGCGTGCCTCAAGGGCGGGGTGGTCGCCAACGTGGTGATCCCGACCGCCGAATACGTGCGGCTGGCAGGACATTACGGGTTCGCACCCGACTTCTGCCACGCATCGGATCCCGAATCGAAGGGCATCGTGGAGAACTTGTGCGGCTACGCCCAACGCGACCTGGCCGTCCCGTTGTTAACCGAGGCCGCCATCGCGGGCCGCGGTCTGGATCTGCGGGCCGCCAACACGGCGGCGAGAGCATGGTGTGCCGAAGTCAACGCCACGATGCACTCGGAGATCTGTACCGTTCCCAACGAACGACTGATCGTCGAACGTGAACTGCTGCAACCACTACCGTCGCTGCGGTTGCAGATCGGGGCACCCTCGGTACTGCGCAAGGTCGACCGACTGTCATGTATCCGATACGGCTCGGCCCGCTACTCCGTACCGACCCGGCTGATCGGGACCAACGTCGCCGTCGTGGTCGATCACGGCGCGGTCTGCCTGGTCGAACCCGCCACCGGGACGGTCGTGGCCGAACACGAACTCGCCGCCCCAGGCAGTGCGTCGATCCTCGACGCACACTACGACGGGCCACGACCAGCACCAAACCGGGGTCCACGACCCCGAACCACGACCGAGCAGCAGTTCTGCGCTCTGGGCGCGGATGCCGAGGCATTCCTCATCGGAGCCGCGGCGATCGGCAACACTCGACTGGGCTCTGAACTGGAGGTCCTGCTCGGGTTGGGTGCCGCGCACGGCACCGACGCACTGACCGCGGCGTTGCGCCGGGCGGTGGCCTTTCGGCGGTTCCGCGCTGCCGACGTGCGCTCCATCCTGGCCGCCGGCGCGGGAACCCCGCAACCCCGCCCGCCCGGGGACGCGCTGATCCTGGACCTCCCGGTCGCCCCGATGCGTTCGCTGGACGCCTACACGGTGATCCCGGCCGACGGAGGTGTCACGTCATGA
- the istB gene encoding IS21-like element helper ATPase IstB — MTSTSAKAVKPVAPPSVPPLAADLDAGLRRLKLAAIRRTAPEVLITAKTQRWTPEEVLRTLIETELAARDASNVVNRLKAAGFPVTKTLESFDVADSSIQPKVFDYLCSLEWIRTQQNLAIIGPAGTGKSHTLIGLGIAAIHAGHKVRYFTAADLVETLYRGLADNTVGKIIESLLRVDLIILDELGFAPLHDTATQLLFRLVAGAYERRSLAIGSHWPFQEWGRFLPEHTTAVSILDRLLHHATVVITDGDSYRMKDAQHRKETTQPT, encoded by the coding sequence ATGACCAGCACATCAGCGAAGGCCGTAAAACCCGTTGCGCCACCGTCAGTTCCGCCGCTGGCCGCTGATCTCGACGCCGGGTTACGGCGACTCAAACTGGCCGCGATCCGACGCACCGCACCCGAAGTGTTGATCACCGCGAAGACCCAACGCTGGACCCCCGAGGAAGTGCTGCGAACCCTGATCGAAACCGAACTCGCGGCCCGGGATGCCTCCAACGTCGTCAACCGCCTCAAGGCCGCCGGCTTCCCAGTGACCAAGACACTCGAGTCGTTCGACGTGGCTGACTCTTCGATCCAGCCGAAGGTGTTCGACTACCTATGCAGCCTGGAATGGATACGCACACAACAGAACCTGGCCATCATCGGACCCGCCGGAACAGGTAAGTCCCACACCCTGATCGGACTGGGCATCGCTGCCATCCATGCCGGGCACAAGGTCCGCTACTTCACCGCCGCCGACCTCGTGGAAACCCTCTACCGCGGCCTGGCCGACAACACCGTCGGCAAGATCATCGAATCCCTGCTCCGGGTCGATCTGATCATCCTCGACGAACTGGGCTTCGCCCCGCTCCATGACACCGCCACCCAACTATTGTTCCGGCTCGTGGCCGGCGCCTACGAACGCCGCTCGCTGGCCATCGGATCGCACTGGCCATTCCAAGAATGGGGCCGGTTCCTGCCCGAGCACACCACCGCAGTCAGCATCCTGGACCGGCTGCTGCACCACGCCACCGTCGTCATCACCGACGGCGACTCCTACCGCATGAAAGACGCCCAACACCGGAAGGAGACCACCCAACCAACCTAG